In Verrucomicrobiia bacterium, a single window of DNA contains:
- the pilM gene encoding pilus assembly protein PilM, with product MALPFLNSSGPKKRDSIISVDLGGRTTKAIHLQKKGDKFILTGFAVLDAPIYEKSLSADMLGEHLKAVAEALNARTKATTLVLGVNDSVVRHAELPLMPVDDMRQVLRMNSKNYLQQDLPGYVFDCFIAPLRQAPTAPSAEGKAKLPTGLQKHRVLVGGARRQLMDDLQEAIKGAGLSAESVTPAIVGPVNAFELAMPEIFARENVALIDVGFKNTTISILQEGDLALSRVVNIGGDKLTASLAEAMGISYAEAEGIKVGMASEVQPHLEPMVTALGRELRASIDYFEHQQDKIVSQIFVSGGSSGSELINQLLQVELMAECKTWNPTVFLQPALPPQQTAELDAVAPQLTVAIGAAVAAL from the coding sequence CACCTGCAAAAGAAGGGGGACAAATTCATCCTCACCGGCTTTGCAGTGCTGGACGCGCCCATTTACGAGAAGAGCCTGTCCGCCGACATGCTGGGCGAACATTTGAAGGCCGTGGCGGAGGCGCTCAACGCGCGCACCAAGGCCACGACGCTCGTGCTGGGGGTGAATGATTCCGTCGTCCGCCACGCCGAGCTGCCGCTCATGCCGGTGGACGACATGCGGCAGGTGTTGAGGATGAATTCAAAGAACTACCTGCAGCAGGATCTGCCCGGCTACGTTTTCGATTGCTTCATTGCGCCTTTGAGACAGGCGCCAACGGCGCCCAGCGCCGAAGGCAAGGCAAAGCTGCCCACCGGCCTGCAAAAACACCGCGTGCTCGTGGGCGGCGCACGCCGCCAGTTGATGGACGACCTTCAAGAGGCCATCAAAGGCGCCGGACTGAGCGCGGAGAGCGTCACCCCGGCCATCGTCGGTCCGGTCAATGCGTTTGAGCTGGCCATGCCGGAAATTTTTGCTCGCGAAAACGTCGCGCTGATTGATGTCGGCTTCAAAAACACCACCATCAGCATTTTGCAGGAAGGCGATCTGGCCCTGAGCCGCGTCGTCAACATCGGCGGCGACAAATTGACCGCCAGCCTGGCGGAAGCGATGGGCATCAGCTACGCCGAGGCCGAGGGCATCAAGGTCGGCATGGCTTCCGAGGTCCAGCCGCATCTGGAGCCGATGGTCACGGCCCTGGGCCGCGAGCTGCGCGCATCCATTGACTATTTCGAGCACCAGCAGGACAAGATCGTCTCGCAGATTTTTGTCTCGGGCGGTTCCTCCGGCTCCGAACTCATCAACCAGTTGCTGCAGGTCGAGCTGATGGCAGAATGCAAAACCTGGAATCCAACCGTTTTTCTGCAACCCGCCCTGCCCCCGCAACAAACCGCTGAACTGGATGCGGTCGCCCCGCAACTTACCGTGGCCATCGGCGCTGCCGTGGCCGCCCTGTAA